One segment of Allorhodopirellula heiligendammensis DNA contains the following:
- the glmS gene encoding glutamine--fructose-6-phosphate transaminase (isomerizing), with translation MCGIVGYVGGDDAADFLVEGLRRLEYRGYDSSGVAIFGDDKIHVTRSVGRIQSLADRLGDPPAGTLGLGHTRWATHGPATEVNAHPHTGGEGEVVLVHNGVIENYQVLKDGLIEKGYQFHSATDSEVIAHLIAEGLENTPAVDGQPHARYVTAVQWAIAQLRGTYGLGIVFRDKPGFMIAARFGSPLVIGVGRGEYFLASDASPIAGRADRIVYLADHQLAVITADGFSVLHRDSGKVRVNIQPLDAQSGDVSMNGYEHYMLKEIYEQPDALRNAMRGRLNDQDATAVFGGLNLTPQQLRSVERIILTGCGTSWHSALVGEYLIEELSRIPVCVEYASELRYRNPPIENNTLVFGITQSGETADTLAALNETKRKGHRTLAICNVVGSSIAQASDGGVYLHAGPEIGVASTKAFTSQCCVLVMLALYFGRMRHMSFEAGERVIEELRRLPAAVEQALTCDSEVRKVAEKYQSATNVLYLGRRYNFPTALEGALKLKEISYIHAEGYPAAEMKHGPIALVDTETPSVFIMPRGTTYDKVLANMEEVKARGGPVIAIASSDDTEIRKIADDVIMIPEVPEFLQPIVSVVPLQLLSYHIAVLRGCDVDKPRNLAKSVTVE, from the coding sequence ATGTGTGGAATTGTTGGATATGTAGGCGGGGACGACGCAGCCGATTTTCTCGTCGAGGGGCTCCGCCGGCTCGAATACCGGGGCTATGACAGCTCTGGGGTGGCCATTTTTGGTGACGACAAGATTCATGTCACCCGATCGGTGGGACGCATTCAATCGCTGGCGGATCGACTCGGTGATCCCCCAGCCGGTACCCTGGGTCTCGGCCACACGCGGTGGGCCACCCACGGGCCTGCTACTGAGGTCAATGCGCACCCGCATACCGGCGGTGAAGGTGAGGTTGTGCTGGTTCACAACGGCGTGATCGAAAACTATCAGGTGCTCAAGGACGGGCTGATCGAGAAGGGGTATCAGTTCCATTCGGCTACCGATTCCGAAGTCATCGCCCACCTGATTGCGGAAGGGCTCGAGAACACCCCCGCAGTCGACGGACAGCCGCACGCTCGTTACGTCACAGCGGTGCAATGGGCGATCGCCCAACTTCGAGGTACCTACGGTCTGGGGATCGTTTTTCGCGATAAACCCGGATTCATGATCGCAGCCAGATTCGGTAGCCCGCTTGTCATCGGTGTGGGACGCGGCGAGTACTTCCTCGCCAGTGACGCGTCACCCATCGCCGGTCGCGCCGACCGTATCGTATACCTTGCCGATCACCAGCTCGCCGTCATCACCGCCGACGGATTTTCCGTTTTGCACCGCGACAGTGGCAAGGTGCGAGTGAATATTCAGCCGCTCGATGCGCAGTCGGGCGATGTGAGTATGAACGGCTACGAGCACTACATGCTCAAGGAAATCTACGAGCAACCCGACGCGTTGCGAAATGCGATGCGGGGGCGTCTGAACGACCAAGACGCCACGGCCGTGTTCGGTGGTCTGAATCTGACTCCGCAACAACTCCGCAGCGTCGAGCGAATCATTCTGACCGGTTGCGGGACGAGTTGGCACTCCGCACTTGTGGGCGAGTACCTGATTGAGGAGCTCTCGCGGATCCCGGTGTGCGTGGAGTACGCCAGTGAGTTGCGGTACCGCAACCCGCCGATCGAGAACAACACACTCGTTTTTGGGATCACGCAGAGCGGAGAGACCGCTGACACGCTCGCGGCCCTCAATGAGACCAAACGCAAGGGGCACCGCACCCTGGCGATCTGTAATGTCGTAGGGAGTTCCATTGCTCAGGCGTCCGATGGCGGTGTGTACCTGCACGCGGGGCCGGAAATTGGCGTTGCCAGTACGAAAGCGTTCACCAGCCAGTGCTGCGTGCTGGTGATGCTCGCTCTGTATTTCGGCCGCATGCGACACATGAGCTTCGAGGCCGGAGAACGCGTCATCGAGGAGCTCCGGCGCCTACCAGCCGCCGTTGAGCAGGCGCTAACTTGCGACAGTGAAGTGCGAAAAGTGGCCGAGAAGTACCAGTCGGCGACCAACGTGTTATATCTCGGCCGCCGCTATAACTTCCCGACGGCGCTCGAGGGTGCTCTGAAACTCAAGGAAATCAGCTACATCCATGCCGAGGGTTATCCCGCAGCCGAGATGAAGCACGGGCCGATCGCGTTGGTGGACACTGAAACCCCCAGCGTGTTCATTATGCCGCGGGGTACGACTTACGATAAAGTTTTGGCCAATATGGAGGAGGTAAAGGCAAGAGGGGGACCCGTAATTGCAATTGCCAGTTCCGATGATACGGAAATCCGTAAAATCGCTGACGATGTGATCATGATTCCCGAAGTTCCGGAGTTCCTGCAGCCGATTGTATCTGTCGTACCACTGCAGTTGCTTTCCTATCACATTGCGGTGTTGCGTGGATGCGACGTGGACAAACCACGTAATTTGGCTAAGAGTGTGACGGTTGAGTAG